The following proteins are co-located in the Planococcus plakortidis genome:
- the nadX gene encoding aspartate dehydrogenase, which yields MNIGIIGTGNIATYLLEQVNENQMVDGRITAVFGRNVETGTRLKERFGMEFYTDLDEFLSAPVDTVVEAVTVDAARLFISQVIERQKDLIVSSIGVFKDFAFLEELTNLAEANGTKLYLPSGAIGGLDVLQSAKALGGLKTVRLTTRKSPESLGMETDREQVLFDGTAFDAIGNFPKNINVALVLAIAGIGMHETKVRIIVDPDVKRNTHTIEAQGDFGKMQLQVENHPMAANPKTSMLAALSILSVLQNKGGALRIGN from the coding sequence ATGAACATCGGCATTATCGGAACCGGCAATATAGCAACGTATTTGCTCGAACAGGTGAACGAAAACCAGATGGTGGATGGGCGCATCACCGCGGTGTTCGGGCGTAACGTGGAAACCGGTACGCGTTTGAAAGAACGCTTTGGCATGGAGTTTTACACTGACTTGGACGAATTTCTTTCGGCTCCTGTCGATACGGTCGTGGAAGCTGTGACAGTGGATGCGGCAAGGCTGTTCATAAGCCAGGTGATTGAACGTCAAAAAGACCTCATCGTCAGCAGCATCGGCGTGTTCAAGGACTTCGCGTTCCTCGAGGAACTGACGAACCTGGCAGAAGCGAATGGCACGAAACTTTACTTGCCATCCGGCGCAATTGGCGGATTGGATGTGTTGCAATCCGCAAAGGCGCTTGGCGGGTTAAAGACGGTCCGTCTCACGACAAGAAAATCGCCGGAGTCGCTCGGGATGGAGACAGACCGTGAACAAGTGCTGTTTGACGGGACGGCGTTTGATGCCATCGGCAACTTCCCGAAGAATATCAATGTGGCATTGGTGCTTGCCATTGCAGGCATCGGGATGCATGAGACGAAAGTGCGCATCATTGTCGACCCGGACGTAAAACGCAATACGCACACGATCGAAGCCCAAGGGGATTTCGGCAAGATGCAGCTGCAAGTCGAGAACCACCCGATGGCAGCGAACCCGAAAACGAGCATGCTTGCTGCCTTGAGCATTCTGTCGGTGCTGCAGAATAAAGGCGGGGCATTGAGAATCGGGAATTGA
- a CDS encoding peptide ABC transporter substrate-binding protein, translating to MIKRKKAWALALTASLSMALSACGNEEPPASDNESAAGNNELDSVQELRLTTGSGIPTMDSVMADDAVSFTMLNNAGEGLYRLDQQSTPIPAMASGEPEISEDGLTYTFTLREANWSDGSPVTAHDFVFAWQRAADPETGSTYGPYMMAGTIKNAAAIAEGKLDKSELGITAQDDQTLVVSLERPIPYFLSLMAFGTFYPQNEAYVTEHGDEYAMDSSKLLSNGPFVLANWDATAASWELEKNPEYWDADNVKLGKVEFNIIPDPGTGVNLYETGEADRAGLAGEFAMQYAEHEEVVRILKPSVYYLQFNQERDGKATPLANPKLRKALALSFNKQDLADIVLANGSIPADFLVPTEFTFDADQNDFRSVNGDMMEFNAEQAKALWEEGMEEEGLTEVSLEYLSGDTELSKKIDAYMKDQMEGNLSGLTLEMSQVPFNVLLDKNEAQDYDIQSTGWGPDFQDPITFLDIFASGSSQNTMSYSNEHVDELLEQAKGELALKPEERWQALAEVEKIIVEEDAAVANMYQFGSMALQKPYVHDVIAHPFTGDFSYKWAYIAGRE from the coding sequence ATGATTAAACGAAAAAAAGCTTGGGCTTTGGCATTAACCGCCAGTTTGTCCATGGCGCTTTCGGCATGCGGAAACGAAGAACCGCCAGCTTCCGATAACGAAAGCGCCGCAGGAAATAATGAATTGGATAGTGTCCAGGAACTGCGCCTGACAACAGGGTCCGGGATTCCCACAATGGATTCGGTAATGGCGGACGATGCCGTCTCATTCACCATGTTGAACAATGCCGGTGAAGGCCTCTACCGCCTTGACCAACAGAGCACCCCCATTCCCGCGATGGCATCCGGCGAACCGGAAATCAGTGAAGACGGATTGACCTATACATTCACCTTGCGCGAAGCGAATTGGTCGGATGGCTCGCCCGTGACGGCGCATGATTTCGTCTTTGCGTGGCAGCGCGCAGCCGATCCCGAAACAGGCTCCACTTACGGCCCGTATATGATGGCGGGCACGATCAAGAATGCGGCGGCGATCGCGGAAGGCAAGCTGGATAAATCGGAACTCGGCATTACCGCACAAGACGACCAAACGCTCGTCGTGTCCCTCGAACGCCCGATTCCTTATTTCTTATCCTTGATGGCATTCGGCACATTCTATCCGCAGAATGAAGCGTACGTGACAGAACACGGAGATGAGTATGCGATGGATTCATCCAAGCTATTATCGAACGGTCCGTTCGTCTTGGCGAACTGGGATGCAACTGCCGCCTCGTGGGAGTTGGAGAAAAACCCCGAATATTGGGATGCGGACAATGTAAAACTGGGTAAAGTCGAATTCAATATCATCCCTGACCCCGGAACAGGCGTCAATTTATACGAAACAGGTGAAGCGGACCGCGCCGGCCTGGCAGGCGAATTTGCCATGCAATATGCAGAACATGAGGAAGTCGTGCGCATCCTGAAGCCGTCTGTTTATTACCTGCAATTCAACCAGGAACGCGATGGCAAAGCGACACCGCTTGCCAACCCGAAACTGCGCAAAGCGTTGGCGCTGTCATTCAATAAACAGGACTTGGCTGACATCGTTTTAGCCAACGGGTCGATACCGGCAGATTTCCTCGTGCCGACGGAATTCACGTTCGATGCCGACCAGAATGATTTCCGAAGCGTGAATGGCGACATGATGGAATTCAATGCCGAACAAGCGAAAGCCTTATGGGAAGAAGGCATGGAAGAAGAAGGCTTGACGGAAGTCAGCCTGGAATATTTGAGCGGGGATACCGAACTGTCGAAAAAAATCGATGCCTATATGAAAGACCAGATGGAAGGCAATCTGTCCGGCTTGACGCTCGAGATGAGCCAGGTGCCGTTCAACGTCCTGCTCGATAAGAACGAAGCGCAGGATTACGATATCCAGAGCACGGGCTGGGGCCCGGATTTCCAGGACCCGATTACATTCCTTGATATATTTGCAAGCGGGTCCTCCCAAAACACGATGTCGTATTCCAATGAACATGTGGATGAATTGCTGGAACAGGCGAAAGGGGAACTGGCCTTGAAGCCTGAAGAGCGTTGGCAAGCCCTGGCGGAAGTGGAGAAAATCATTGTCGAAGAAGATGCGGCCGTTGCCAATATGTATCAGTTCGGCAGCATGGCGCTTCAGAAACCGTATGTCCACGATGTGATTGCGCATCCGTTCACCGGCGATTTCAGCTATAAATGGGCTTATATTGCAGGAAGAGAATAA
- a CDS encoding bifunctional cytochrome P450/NADPH--P450 reductase, whose protein sequence is MIQMKNLPQPKSYGPLGNLPLIDKEKPVQSFMKQARELGPIYQFHFPGRASTFVSSAELAAEICDETRFDKKIGPALQKVRAFGGDGLFTSGTEEPNWKKAHNILLPSFSQQAMKGYHEKMIDLASQLVQKWARLNPNEEIDVPDDMTRLTLDTIGLCGFNYRFNSFYREDSHPFIEKMVRALDESMSQTQRLGIQDKLMVRSKQQFKEDIDYMFNLVDELIAERKQAGDQGEDDLLSHMLKGKDPETGESLDDENIRFQIITFLIAGHETTSGLLSFAIQYLLKHPEKLEKAYIEVDEVLGDATPSFKQVKQLKYVRMILNEALRLWPTAPAFSVYAKEDTTLAGKYEVQKGEAFTLLIPELHRDKSVWGQDAESFRPERFEDISKIPHHAYKPFGNGQRACIGQQFALHEAVLVLGMVLQHFELVDHTNYQLEVKETLTFKPDGLTMKVKPRRKVQMFQAPVAEDPVEAVVGQQAIESHGTPLLVLYGSNLGTAQGVARELSETARFKGFETQVAALDDYAGNLPTDGAVVIVSASYNGNPPDNAVRFMEWLEAAGSTEGVTYSVFGCGDRNWATTYQRVPSIIDEQLSANGASQLIERGEGDASEDFDGELEKWQGALWPALAERFGLDLETNTPASNQLSMEFISGVSHTPVARAYDAFTAVVSGNDELLKTADRSTRHIEIDLPEGAMYQEGDHLGVLPENSGELVGRVLNRFGLKGDEHVVLEGSSGRANHLPTGQPVQLAQLLASYVELQEPATRAQLRELAKSNPCPPHKAELEGLVEDETYKREVLAKRLTMLELLERFMSCEMEFENFLSLLPPLKARYYSISSSPRVSSSKASITVSVVKGDAWSGTGEYEGVASNYLAKREAGDKIACFIRTPQTAFQLPDNPETPLVMVGPGTGIAPFRGFIQARKVLKEQGSTLGAAQLYFGCRHAQEDFLYEEQLKQAEQLGLIELHSAFSRQQQEKVYVQHLMEQNAQDILGLLEQGGHLYICGDGGKMAPAVEESLIHSYQELKNATHEQALVWLGELEQSGRFAKDVWSAS, encoded by the coding sequence ATGATCCAAATGAAAAACCTTCCACAACCGAAATCCTATGGCCCGCTTGGCAATTTGCCATTGATCGATAAAGAAAAACCGGTGCAATCGTTCATGAAGCAGGCGCGTGAACTTGGGCCGATCTATCAATTCCATTTCCCTGGGCGCGCCAGCACGTTCGTTTCGAGTGCGGAACTGGCCGCGGAAATCTGCGACGAGACGCGCTTTGATAAAAAGATTGGGCCGGCTCTCCAGAAAGTCCGTGCGTTCGGCGGAGACGGCTTGTTCACGAGCGGAACCGAAGAGCCGAACTGGAAGAAAGCCCATAATATCCTGTTGCCGAGCTTCAGCCAGCAGGCGATGAAAGGCTATCACGAGAAGATGATCGACCTCGCGTCACAATTGGTCCAGAAATGGGCACGGCTCAACCCGAACGAGGAAATCGATGTGCCGGATGACATGACGCGGTTGACGCTCGATACGATCGGCTTGTGCGGGTTCAATTACCGCTTCAACAGCTTTTACCGCGAAGATTCCCATCCGTTCATCGAGAAGATGGTGAGGGCCTTGGATGAATCGATGAGCCAGACGCAGCGTCTTGGCATCCAGGACAAATTGATGGTGCGCTCGAAGCAGCAATTCAAGGAAGACATCGATTATATGTTCAACTTGGTTGACGAATTGATCGCAGAACGCAAACAAGCGGGAGACCAGGGAGAAGATGATTTGCTGTCGCATATGCTAAAAGGCAAAGACCCGGAAACCGGTGAATCCTTGGATGATGAGAATATCCGCTTCCAGATCATCACGTTCTTGATCGCGGGGCATGAAACGACGAGCGGCTTGTTGTCGTTCGCCATCCAGTACCTCTTGAAGCATCCGGAAAAACTTGAAAAAGCCTATATCGAAGTAGACGAAGTGCTCGGCGATGCGACGCCTTCATTCAAGCAAGTGAAGCAATTGAAATACGTGCGCATGATTTTGAATGAAGCGCTGCGCCTGTGGCCAACCGCCCCGGCATTTTCCGTCTACGCGAAAGAAGATACGACGCTTGCCGGCAAGTACGAAGTCCAAAAAGGCGAAGCGTTCACTTTGCTCATTCCGGAACTCCACCGCGACAAAAGCGTTTGGGGACAAGATGCCGAAAGTTTCCGGCCAGAGCGTTTTGAAGACATTTCGAAAATCCCGCATCATGCATACAAGCCATTCGGCAACGGCCAGCGGGCATGCATCGGCCAGCAATTCGCGCTTCACGAAGCGGTGCTCGTGCTCGGCATGGTGCTGCAGCATTTCGAACTAGTGGACCATACCAATTACCAGCTCGAAGTGAAAGAAACTTTGACCTTCAAACCAGACGGCTTGACGATGAAAGTAAAACCGAGACGAAAAGTGCAGATGTTCCAGGCGCCAGTTGCGGAAGATCCGGTAGAAGCCGTGGTCGGCCAGCAAGCGATCGAGTCGCATGGCACGCCGCTTCTCGTACTTTACGGATCCAATCTCGGAACGGCACAAGGCGTGGCCCGGGAACTTTCGGAAACGGCACGCTTTAAAGGCTTTGAGACACAAGTAGCCGCACTCGATGACTATGCGGGCAATTTGCCGACGGATGGCGCAGTCGTCATCGTATCCGCTTCCTATAACGGCAACCCGCCGGATAACGCCGTGCGCTTCATGGAGTGGCTGGAAGCGGCTGGTTCCACGGAAGGCGTCACTTACAGCGTGTTCGGCTGTGGCGACCGCAACTGGGCAACGACCTATCAGCGCGTGCCGAGCATCATCGACGAACAACTGTCGGCAAATGGTGCCTCCCAGCTTATCGAACGCGGCGAAGGCGATGCCAGCGAGGATTTCGACGGTGAGCTTGAGAAATGGCAGGGAGCGCTATGGCCAGCACTCGCCGAACGCTTCGGGCTCGACTTGGAAACCAATACGCCAGCAAGCAATCAATTGTCGATGGAATTCATCAGCGGCGTCAGCCATACGCCGGTCGCCCGGGCATATGATGCGTTCACTGCGGTGGTCAGTGGCAATGACGAATTATTGAAGACAGCCGACCGCAGCACCCGTCATATTGAGATTGATCTGCCTGAAGGAGCGATGTATCAAGAAGGCGACCATCTCGGCGTACTGCCGGAGAATTCTGGGGAGTTGGTAGGCCGCGTGTTGAATCGTTTCGGTTTGAAAGGTGACGAGCATGTGGTTCTTGAAGGAAGCTCTGGACGCGCGAACCATCTGCCAACTGGGCAACCGGTCCAACTTGCGCAATTGCTCGCAAGCTATGTCGAATTGCAGGAGCCGGCGACGCGTGCGCAGCTTCGCGAACTCGCAAAAAGCAATCCGTGCCCGCCGCATAAAGCAGAACTCGAAGGATTGGTGGAAGACGAGACGTATAAACGCGAAGTGCTCGCGAAGCGTTTGACGATGCTCGAATTGCTCGAGCGCTTTATGTCATGCGAGATGGAATTCGAGAACTTCCTGTCTTTACTTCCGCCATTGAAAGCGCGCTATTACTCGATTTCCAGTTCACCGCGTGTCTCATCCAGCAAGGCGAGCATCACAGTCAGTGTCGTGAAAGGCGATGCCTGGAGCGGCACAGGAGAATACGAGGGCGTCGCTTCCAATTATTTGGCGAAGCGCGAAGCGGGCGATAAAATCGCTTGCTTTATCCGTACGCCTCAAACCGCCTTCCAGTTGCCGGACAACCCGGAAACGCCGCTCGTCATGGTCGGACCAGGCACTGGCATCGCGCCATTCCGCGGATTTATTCAGGCACGAAAAGTGTTGAAAGAACAAGGATCCACACTCGGTGCCGCGCAGCTGTATTTCGGCTGCCGCCATGCACAAGAGGATTTCTTATATGAAGAACAATTAAAGCAAGCTGAGCAGCTTGGCTTGATCGAATTGCACAGCGCCTTCTCCAGACAGCAGCAAGAGAAAGTCTATGTGCAGCATTTAATGGAACAAAATGCACAGGATATTCTTGGACTGTTGGAACAAGGCGGACATCTGTATATTTGCGGCGACGGCGGCAAGATGGCGCCAGCCGTGGAGGAAAGCTTGATCCACAGCTACCAGGAACTGAAAAACGCAACGCATGAACAAGCGCTTGTCTGGCTCGGTGAACTTGAACAATCGGGCCGTTTTGCGAAAGACGTTTGGTCGGCTTCATAA
- a CDS encoding serine/threonine protein kinase, whose product MGQHQWQQAAHALAAITVEAQPDNEPVAITGAAQGFRCIGVGTDAAVFQSGDFPQYAFKLYAEGKEDKLEAEAKVYGLIGQSPYFSTCYGRDERMLVLKFEDGPTLFDCLLQGIYVPEEAIQDVEKAREYIREIGLNPRDIHLKNIILQNGRAKLLDVSEYIKPGNDFRWEHLKKAYQEYYAIIDGKPVPFWLLDTIRKWYHHWNRYSASFEEFMRIVSNQLNYRK is encoded by the coding sequence ATGGGGCAACATCAATGGCAACAAGCAGCACACGCTCTGGCCGCTATTACCGTAGAGGCACAGCCCGATAATGAACCGGTGGCCATCACGGGGGCGGCGCAAGGTTTTCGCTGCATCGGCGTCGGGACGGACGCAGCGGTGTTCCAGTCCGGGGATTTTCCGCAATATGCATTCAAATTATACGCAGAAGGCAAAGAGGACAAGCTGGAAGCGGAAGCGAAAGTTTATGGGCTTATCGGGCAGTCTCCTTATTTTTCGACTTGCTATGGCAGGGACGAGCGCATGCTCGTGCTGAAATTCGAGGACGGCCCGACTTTATTCGATTGCCTGCTCCAAGGCATTTATGTGCCGGAAGAGGCGATCCAGGATGTGGAAAAAGCGCGCGAGTACATCCGCGAAATCGGATTGAACCCAAGGGACATCCATTTGAAAAATATCATCCTGCAGAACGGGCGCGCGAAACTGCTCGACGTGTCCGAGTACATCAAGCCCGGCAACGATTTTCGTTGGGAACACCTGAAAAAAGCGTATCAGGAATATTACGCGATCATCGACGGGAAGCCGGTGCCGTTCTGGTTGCTCGACACGATCCGCAAATGGTACCACCACTGGAACCGCTATTCTGCCTCATTCGAAGAATTCATGCGCATCGTGTCCAATCAATTGAACTACCGGAAATAG
- a CDS encoding proline iminopeptidase-family hydrolase — protein sequence MENVKEGFIPVTGGKVWYRITGNGPGIPLLLLHGGPGMKSSDSDPLRQLGAERPVIQYDQLGCGKSEWPEDTALWTVDRYVEELGQVIRALELEEVHLLGHSWGTMLAASYLFTKPGGVRSVIFSGPALDAQRWERDQRAYLKRFPEPVQKVIEESESQGTTDSDDYQETMMQYYKTHMCRVDPWPDELSEDLDQLNPAVYNYMWGASEFTVTGTLKHFDATERLHEIEVPALFTCGRYDEATPEATEQYASFVPNSEFHVFENSSHMPAFEEPEVYVETVREWVNRQEMKPGG from the coding sequence ATGGAAAACGTCAAAGAAGGATTCATTCCCGTGACCGGGGGCAAGGTCTGGTACCGCATCACGGGAAACGGGCCCGGTATTCCGCTTTTGCTGTTACACGGCGGGCCGGGAATGAAAAGCAGCGATAGCGACCCGCTGCGCCAATTAGGTGCTGAGCGTCCGGTCATCCAATACGACCAGCTTGGCTGCGGAAAATCGGAGTGGCCGGAAGATACTGCCCTTTGGACAGTCGATCGTTACGTCGAAGAGCTCGGGCAAGTGATCCGAGCGCTCGAGTTGGAAGAAGTCCATCTGCTCGGCCATTCCTGGGGGACGATGCTCGCTGCGTCGTATCTATTCACGAAACCAGGAGGCGTGCGCAGCGTCATATTCTCAGGGCCAGCACTCGATGCCCAGCGCTGGGAGCGGGACCAGCGCGCTTATTTGAAGCGATTCCCGGAACCAGTGCAGAAAGTGATCGAGGAGAGCGAAAGCCAAGGCACGACCGATTCGGACGATTACCAGGAAACGATGATGCAGTATTACAAAACCCATATGTGCCGCGTCGATCCTTGGCCGGACGAGTTGTCGGAAGATCTCGATCAATTGAACCCGGCTGTCTACAATTATATGTGGGGAGCATCGGAATTTACGGTCACGGGCACTTTGAAGCATTTCGATGCGACGGAGCGCCTGCATGAAATCGAGGTACCGGCCTTGTTTACGTGCGGCCGGTACGATGAAGCCACACCCGAAGCGACGGAACAGTATGCGAGCTTCGTGCCGAATTCGGAATTCCACGTATTCGAAAACAGCTCGCATATGCCGGCATTCGAAGAACCTGAAGTATATGTGGAAACCGTCCGTGAGTGGGTCAACCGCCAGGAAATGAAGCCGGGGGGATGA
- a CDS encoding DUF7000 family protein translates to MKSLNQLIHAYTAQLQQGEMQLAYRGIFDLIGKLRARFMRNYPSHDIGSIYPGYMDMTYFSLTTEVLKAKGLKIAIVYMHEKGAFEVWLSARNREIARKYGFLLNGNIADELPVFHDEANQDAIIEYTIASAPDFGNQEALMELIDRQVQQFINAVSSRL, encoded by the coding sequence ATGAAAAGTTTGAATCAGCTCATACACGCCTATACGGCCCAGCTGCAGCAAGGGGAGATGCAGCTGGCCTATAGAGGGATATTCGACTTGATCGGCAAATTGAGAGCGCGTTTTATGAGGAACTACCCGTCTCATGACATCGGCAGCATCTATCCAGGCTATATGGACATGACTTATTTTTCATTGACTACAGAAGTGCTGAAAGCTAAAGGGCTGAAAATTGCCATCGTCTATATGCATGAAAAGGGAGCCTTTGAAGTGTGGCTGTCTGCCCGGAACCGGGAGATCGCAAGGAAATATGGATTTCTGTTAAATGGCAATATTGCAGATGAACTTCCCGTGTTTCATGACGAAGCGAACCAAGACGCCATCATCGAATACACAATAGCATCCGCTCCGGATTTCGGGAATCAAGAAGCGCTGATGGAACTTATCGACCGGCAAGTGCAACAGTTCATAAATGCGGTGTCTTCCCGTTTGTAG